The following are encoded together in the Tepidiforma bonchosmolovskayae genome:
- the gap gene encoding type I glyceraldehyde-3-phosphate dehydrogenase, with protein sequence MATKIGINGFGRIGRQVFKAITDRYAGTLEVVAINDLVDTDVNANLLKYDSNYGRWHRDIRAEKDALVIDGHTVRVFAERDPGAIPWGSVGAEIVIESTGLFTDATKAAAHRRDSVKKVLISAPAKNEDVTIVLGVNADRYDPARHHVISNASCTTNGLAPVVKVIVDNLGLVKGQMTTIHSYTNSQQILDKAAGKDLREMRAGALNIVPTSTGAARALKLVIPEVDGKLDGLAYRVPTPTVSIVEVVALTEKDTTIDALNEIIRETAAEKMKGILGITMDPVVSMDLKGDERSSIVDGLCTNVVGGNLVKVAAWYDNEWGYACRLADLAAFVAEKGL encoded by the coding sequence GTGGCCACCAAAATCGGCATCAACGGCTTCGGACGCATCGGCCGGCAGGTCTTCAAGGCCATCACGGACCGCTACGCCGGCACCCTCGAAGTCGTCGCTATCAACGACCTCGTCGATACCGACGTCAACGCCAACCTGCTCAAGTACGACTCCAACTACGGCCGCTGGCACCGCGACATCCGCGCCGAGAAGGACGCCCTCGTCATCGATGGGCATACCGTCCGCGTCTTCGCCGAGCGCGACCCCGGCGCCATCCCCTGGGGCTCGGTCGGCGCCGAAATCGTCATCGAATCGACCGGCCTCTTCACCGATGCCACGAAGGCCGCCGCGCACCGCCGCGATTCGGTGAAGAAAGTCCTCATCTCCGCCCCGGCCAAGAACGAAGACGTCACGATCGTCCTCGGCGTCAACGCCGACCGGTACGACCCGGCGAGGCACCACGTCATCTCCAACGCCTCCTGCACCACCAACGGCCTTGCACCCGTCGTCAAGGTCATCGTCGATAACCTCGGCCTCGTCAAGGGCCAGATGACCACCATCCACTCCTACACCAACTCCCAGCAGATCCTCGACAAGGCCGCCGGCAAGGACCTGCGCGAGATGCGTGCCGGCGCCCTCAACATCGTGCCGACATCCACCGGGGCCGCCCGCGCCCTCAAGCTCGTCATCCCCGAGGTCGATGGCAAACTCGACGGCCTCGCCTACCGCGTTCCCACCCCCACTGTCTCCATCGTCGAAGTCGTCGCCCTCACCGAGAAAGACACCACCATCGATGCCCTGAACGAAATCATCCGCGAAACCGCCGCCGAGAAGATGAAGGGCATCCTCGGCATCACCATGGACCCCGTCGTCTCCATGGACCTCAAGGGCGACGAGCGCTCCTCCATCGTCGATGGCCTCTGCACCAACGTCGTCGGCGGCAATCTCGTGAAGGTCGCCGCCTGGTACGACAACGAATGGGGCTACGCCTGCCGCCTCGCCGACCTCGCCGCCTTCGTCGCCGAAAAGGGCCTCTAG
- a CDS encoding KH domain-containing protein encodes MPETMTGELVEYLAKALVDHPEDVRVTEEIHGDRVTVHLNVHEDDYGKVIGKGGRIATSLRTLAKVAAVREDVRVNVEIGH; translated from the coding sequence ATGCCCGAAACGATGACCGGCGAGCTCGTCGAATACCTCGCCAAAGCCCTCGTCGACCACCCCGAGGACGTCCGCGTCACTGAGGAGATTCACGGCGACCGCGTCACCGTCCACCTCAACGTCCACGAGGACGATTACGGCAAGGTCATCGGCAAAGGCGGCCGCATCGCCACCTCGCTCCGCACGCTCGCCAAGGTCGCCGCAGTTCGCGAAGACGTCCGCGTCAACGTGGAGATTGGCCACTGA
- a CDS encoding YbjQ family protein, producing the protein MILTTTNGVEGRPVQQYLGIVAGEVILGVNVFKDIAAGFRNIVGGRSGKYEEELRKGRDGALAEMLQYAQQLGADAVIGIKIDYETVGGQMLMITASGTAVKLA; encoded by the coding sequence ATCATCCTCACCACCACCAACGGCGTCGAAGGCCGCCCCGTCCAGCAGTACCTCGGCATCGTCGCCGGCGAAGTCATCCTCGGCGTCAACGTCTTCAAGGACATCGCCGCTGGCTTCCGCAACATCGTCGGCGGCCGCTCCGGCAAGTACGAGGAAGAGCTCCGCAAGGGCCGCGACGGCGCCCTCGCCGAAATGCTCCAGTACGCTCAGCAGCTCGGCGCCGACGCCGTCATCGGCATCAAGATCGACTACGAGACCGTCGGCGGCCAAATGCTCATGATCACCGCCTCCGGCACCGCCGTGAAACTCGCCTGA
- a CDS encoding 2Fe-2S iron-sulfur cluster-binding protein: MHRVRVEPGGFEFLAPHNETVLDAANAAGYYWPVGCNRNGECTNCAMLVISGLGRLSAMGRFERANLIRQRGPRSIEDPRLRLACQARVLGDVIVEKTGVCPDPFAAKESR; the protein is encoded by the coding sequence GTGCACCGCGTCCGTGTTGAGCCCGGCGGCTTCGAATTTCTCGCCCCCCACAACGAAACTGTCCTCGATGCCGCCAACGCCGCCGGCTACTACTGGCCAGTCGGCTGCAACCGCAACGGCGAATGCACCAACTGCGCCATGCTCGTCATCTCCGGCCTCGGCCGCCTCTCCGCCATGGGCCGTTTCGAGCGCGCAAACCTCATCCGCCAGCGCGGCCCGCGCTCCATCGAAGACCCCCGCCTCCGCCTCGCCTGCCAGGCCCGCGTGCTCGGCGATGTCATCGTCGAAAAGACCGGCGTCTGCCCCGACCCCTTCGCCGCAAAGGAGAGCCGCTAG
- a CDS encoding nucleotidyltransferase family protein produces MNSAIILAAGISQRMGAVKPLLDWGGQPLVRYDIEQLWEAGADEVIVVLGYRADDVSRQLRGIPCRIMFNPRYQLGRAGSLRIGAKAANRDADRILVQDVDQPRPASFLRTLYEAHNPEADYTIPVHSGRHGHPVVVAGRLREELMRADDAAEGLRGILRAHQDRHTEVDAGDLLDLTFNTPEEYQAARDRFFAAVR; encoded by the coding sequence ATGAACTCCGCCATCATCCTCGCCGCCGGCATTTCGCAGCGCATGGGCGCCGTCAAGCCGCTCCTCGACTGGGGCGGCCAGCCCCTCGTCCGCTACGACATCGAGCAGCTCTGGGAGGCCGGCGCCGATGAGGTCATCGTCGTCCTCGGCTACCGTGCCGACGACGTCTCCCGCCAGCTCCGCGGCATCCCCTGCCGCATCATGTTCAACCCCCGCTACCAGCTCGGCCGCGCCGGCTCCCTCCGCATCGGCGCCAAGGCCGCCAACCGCGACGCCGACCGCATCCTGGTCCAGGATGTCGACCAGCCCCGGCCCGCCTCCTTCCTCCGCACCCTCTACGAGGCACACAACCCCGAGGCCGATTACACCATCCCCGTCCACAGCGGCCGCCACGGGCACCCCGTCGTCGTCGCCGGCCGCCTCCGCGAAGAGCTCATGCGCGCCGACGACGCTGCCGAAGGCCTCCGCGGAATCCTCCGCGCACACCAGGACCGCCACACCGAAGTCGACGCCGGCGACCTCCTCGACCTCACCTTCAACACCCCCGAGGAGTACCAGGCGGCGCGCGACCGCTTCTTCGCTGCCGTCCGCTGA
- a CDS encoding formate/nitrite transporter family protein: protein MTADTLDTVSRAAAAKATYLREKPVGYLVLSALAGAYVGFGIVLIFAIGAPLSATGSPFLKFVMGASFGIALSLVVVAGSELFTGNTMVMTVGAIRRAISPAGLANSWVLSLAGNLVGSLALAWLVAQSGALANAPQADFIQKTAAAKMTLPLEDAFLRGILCNWLVCLAVWSAMRQQSEAGKLIMIFWCLFAFIGAGFEHSIANMTLLGIALFQPHADPVSWGGFVHNLVPVTLGNVVGGALFVAGAYLLANARIVLPSTSPAPASMGEPARD from the coding sequence ATGACCGCCGACACACTCGATACCGTCTCAAGGGCTGCCGCCGCCAAGGCTACCTACCTCCGTGAGAAACCCGTCGGCTACCTGGTTCTGTCAGCGCTCGCCGGCGCCTACGTCGGCTTCGGTATCGTTCTCATCTTTGCCATCGGTGCTCCGCTCTCGGCCACGGGGTCGCCATTCCTGAAGTTTGTCATGGGGGCCTCTTTCGGCATCGCGCTCTCGCTCGTCGTTGTCGCAGGTTCCGAGCTTTTCACGGGCAACACGATGGTCATGACCGTAGGGGCCATTCGCCGCGCCATCTCGCCAGCTGGCCTCGCCAACTCCTGGGTCCTGAGCCTGGCGGGCAATCTCGTCGGCTCACTGGCTCTGGCCTGGCTTGTTGCCCAGAGCGGGGCGCTGGCGAACGCTCCCCAGGCTGACTTCATCCAAAAAACTGCAGCCGCGAAGATGACGCTTCCGCTTGAAGACGCGTTCCTCCGTGGCATCCTTTGCAACTGGCTCGTGTGCCTGGCCGTGTGGTCTGCCATGCGCCAGCAGTCCGAGGCCGGCAAACTAATCATGATCTTCTGGTGCCTGTTCGCATTCATCGGCGCAGGGTTCGAGCATTCGATTGCCAATATGACCCTGCTCGGCATCGCCCTGTTCCAGCCGCACGCTGACCCCGTCTCCTGGGGCGGGTTCGTCCACAATCTTGTCCCGGTGACGCTCGGAAACGTTGTCGGAGGCGCGCTCTTCGTCGCTGGCGCCTACCTGCTCGCCAACGCCCGCATCGTGCTCCCGTCGACCTCGCCTGCCCCTGCAAGCATGGGCGAACCGGCTCGAGATTAA
- the nirA gene encoding ferredoxin--nitrite reductase (ferredoxin-dependent assimilatory nitrite reductase), whose translation MNKFEQMKAEKDGLDCFEDMIRYATENVPVESIPEDDLQRMKWYGVFHRPQKPGTFMMRLRVTGGRLTAAQVRTIADIARSFGGGTADITTRQNVQLRDLRLPDIPGIPGILSQLASVGISTRQTGMDNVRNFIGCPLAGIDGMELFDSTPLVEALAAAYLAAGKEFSNLPRKFNVSIAGCRDDCGDAQSQDLGFVPATRDLNGRRVAGFNVLAGGALGGTSPRLATPLDVFVVPEDVVPVFLALLSIYRDHGPREVRTRARLKWLIAEWGEERLRDELERQLGRTLPRAGADERLQVAGDHLGIHPQRQVGLNYVGLHVPVGRITADDLLGLADLADTYGRGELRLTVDQNVVIPHVPDSALSALLAEPLLRRLKPNPSNIWRNLVACTGNDYCHFSLIDTKRHAYQLAQELERRGVQVPRGTRIHVSGCIHACGKHHIADIGLQGTNIRLGNRVEEAADVYVGGRLGEQPRLASRVLENVHWEDLPVLVEALVRQRFAQTVPLSLLRLQTATSQTPANSDLEEVNA comes from the coding sequence ATGAACAAGTTCGAACAGATGAAGGCCGAAAAGGATGGCCTCGACTGCTTCGAGGATATGATTCGCTACGCGACAGAGAATGTGCCGGTCGAATCCATACCGGAAGACGATCTGCAGCGCATGAAGTGGTATGGCGTCTTCCATCGACCGCAAAAGCCCGGAACCTTCATGATGCGGCTGCGCGTCACCGGCGGAAGACTGACCGCTGCCCAGGTGCGCACCATCGCCGACATCGCCAGGAGTTTCGGAGGCGGTACCGCAGATATCACAACTCGCCAGAACGTCCAGCTGCGGGACCTTCGACTCCCTGACATCCCTGGCATCCCTGGCATCCTGAGCCAGCTCGCGTCCGTGGGGATATCCACGCGGCAAACGGGCATGGACAACGTTCGGAACTTCATCGGATGTCCGCTGGCCGGCATCGACGGCATGGAACTCTTCGACTCAACGCCCCTCGTCGAAGCGCTCGCCGCCGCCTACCTCGCCGCCGGCAAGGAGTTCTCCAATCTCCCCAGGAAGTTCAACGTCTCCATCGCGGGCTGCCGCGATGATTGCGGGGACGCCCAATCGCAGGACCTGGGCTTCGTCCCGGCGACCCGGGACCTGAATGGCCGTCGCGTCGCCGGGTTCAACGTGCTGGCCGGCGGGGCTCTGGGCGGCACCAGCCCGCGCCTTGCCACCCCGCTCGATGTTTTCGTCGTCCCCGAGGACGTCGTCCCCGTCTTCCTGGCGCTCCTCAGCATCTACCGCGACCACGGCCCGCGAGAGGTCCGCACCCGCGCCCGGCTCAAATGGCTTATCGCCGAGTGGGGCGAAGAGCGGCTCCGCGACGAGCTGGAACGTCAGCTCGGCCGAACGCTTCCGAGGGCTGGCGCGGATGAGCGGCTACAGGTCGCGGGAGACCACCTTGGCATTCATCCGCAGCGCCAGGTCGGCCTCAATTACGTTGGCCTCCATGTGCCCGTCGGGCGAATCACGGCCGATGACCTGCTTGGCCTCGCGGACCTCGCTGACACGTATGGGCGCGGAGAACTTCGACTGACCGTGGACCAGAACGTCGTCATCCCCCACGTGCCGGACTCTGCGCTCTCGGCCCTCCTGGCTGAGCCGCTCCTTCGGCGCCTCAAGCCCAATCCATCAAACATCTGGCGGAACCTGGTGGCCTGTACGGGCAACGACTACTGCCACTTCTCGCTCATCGACACCAAACGGCACGCCTACCAGCTGGCCCAGGAGCTGGAGCGGCGTGGGGTGCAGGTCCCCCGGGGCACACGCATCCACGTATCCGGGTGCATTCATGCCTGCGGCAAGCACCACATCGCCGACATCGGGCTCCAGGGCACGAACATTCGCCTCGGCAATCGCGTCGAGGAGGCAGCCGATGTCTACGTCGGCGGCCGGCTCGGAGAGCAGCCGCGGCTCGCCTCGCGGGTACTGGAGAACGTCCACTGGGAAGACCTTCCGGTTCTCGTCGAGGCGCTGGTTCGCCAGCGATTCGCGCAGACGGTTCCCCTCTCCCTGCTGCGTCTCCAAACCGCAACGTCCCAGACCCCGGCAAATTCCGATCTTGAGGAGGTAAACGCATGA
- a CDS encoding LysR family transcriptional regulator, with protein sequence MELAQLEAFIQVAHHRSFSRAAEALFLTQPSVTARIQSLERELGERLFERTGRSVTLTDAGRAFMPHAQRALTAVQEGTDAIEAVRHGEVGTIRIGASTSIASYVLPRILKKFREVRPRVHIHLATGQTEDIIDSLLAGEFHVAVTRLAQHPEIQSLHLYNDDLALVVPADHPFAQKGRVSIAEAARQPFLFFERGSSYHSLVYSMFLRAGVVPESVMELDDMETTKHMVEAGLGVAILPVVSFERERERGTLARVEIREMEQPAQREVGVHILRNRILAPPIHEFLRILTQEFGVENTLQAAPARP encoded by the coding sequence GTGGAACTCGCACAGCTCGAAGCGTTCATCCAGGTCGCTCACCACCGCTCCTTCAGCCGTGCAGCCGAGGCGCTTTTCCTCACCCAGCCCTCTGTCACCGCCCGCATCCAGTCCCTCGAGCGCGAACTCGGCGAACGCCTCTTCGAACGCACCGGCCGAAGCGTCACCCTCACCGATGCCGGCCGCGCCTTCATGCCCCACGCCCAGCGCGCCCTCACCGCCGTCCAGGAAGGCACCGACGCCATCGAGGCCGTGCGCCACGGCGAGGTCGGCACCATCCGCATCGGCGCCTCCACCTCCATCGCAAGCTACGTCCTGCCCCGCATTCTCAAGAAATTCCGCGAGGTGCGGCCCCGCGTCCACATCCACCTCGCAACGGGCCAGACCGAAGACATCATCGACTCCCTCCTCGCCGGCGAGTTCCATGTCGCCGTCACCCGCCTCGCCCAGCACCCCGAAATCCAGTCCCTCCATCTCTACAACGACGACCTCGCCCTCGTCGTCCCTGCCGACCATCCCTTCGCCCAGAAAGGCAGGGTTTCGATCGCCGAGGCTGCCCGCCAGCCGTTCCTCTTCTTCGAACGCGGCTCCAGCTACCACAGCCTCGTCTACTCGATGTTCCTCCGCGCCGGCGTCGTCCCCGAGTCCGTGATGGAGCTCGACGACATGGAGACCACCAAGCACATGGTCGAAGCCGGCCTCGGCGTCGCCATCCTCCCCGTCGTCTCGTTCGAACGGGAGCGCGAGCGCGGCACGCTCGCCCGCGTCGAAATCCGCGAAATGGAGCAGCCCGCCCAGCGCGAAGTCGGCGTCCACATCCTCCGCAACCGGATCCTCGCACCGCCCATCCACGAATTCCTCCGCATCCTCACCCAGGAATTCGGCGTCGAAAATACCCTCCAGGCAGCGCCCGCCAGGCCCTGA
- a CDS encoding 4Fe-4S dicluster domain-containing protein — translation MPYVITEPCIGVKDASCVDVCPVDCIHTTDDAPQYYINPDQCIDCAACELACPVSAIAHDASLEGDMRRYIEINANFYRS, via the coding sequence ATGCCCTACGTCATCACCGAGCCCTGCATCGGCGTCAAAGACGCCTCCTGCGTCGATGTCTGCCCCGTCGATTGCATCCACACCACCGACGACGCCCCGCAGTACTACATCAACCCCGACCAGTGCATCGACTGCGCCGCCTGCGAGCTCGCCTGCCCGGTCAGTGCCATCGCCCACGACGCCTCCCTCGAGGGCGACATGCGCAGGTACATCGAGATCAACGCGAACTTCTACCGTTCCTGA
- the rimM gene encoding ribosome maturation factor RimM (Essential for efficient processing of 16S rRNA) gives MTLPAEPRPGYTAVARVLRPHALRGELRVEVFSPTARNIQRGRPVYLQGIRRVVERARQAGDDWIIKLSGLDTRTQVEHLHGELLEALDSDVLRDDSESYFIYELIGLEVVTASGESLGTIVDVLQPGANDVYVVHGERGEILVPAIGQVVREINLGARRVVITPLPGMLDESP, from the coding sequence GTGACGCTCCCCGCTGAACCGCGCCCCGGCTACACCGCCGTCGCCCGCGTCCTCCGGCCCCACGCCCTCCGCGGCGAACTCCGCGTCGAAGTCTTTTCCCCCACCGCCCGCAACATCCAGCGCGGGCGCCCCGTCTACCTCCAGGGTATCCGCCGGGTCGTCGAACGTGCCCGCCAGGCCGGCGATGACTGGATCATTAAGCTCTCCGGCCTTGACACCCGCACCCAGGTCGAGCACCTCCACGGCGAACTGCTCGAAGCCCTCGATAGCGACGTCCTCCGCGACGATAGCGAGTCGTACTTCATCTACGAACTGATCGGCCTCGAGGTCGTCACCGCCTCCGGCGAATCGCTCGGCACCATCGTCGACGTCCTCCAGCCTGGCGCCAACGACGTGTACGTCGTCCACGGCGAACGCGGCGAAATCCTCGTCCCCGCCATCGGCCAGGTCGTCCGGGAGATCAACCTTGGCGCCCGGCGGGTCGTCATTACACCTTTGCCCGGCATGCTGGACGAATCGCCATAA
- a CDS encoding HAD family hydrolase, which produces MPLVGSGRPHPRLVIFDLDRAIIDARPAFAYAVEEAVAAVTGRRISARDIADAYHTRPWRDALRILLDDPRERDAAEDLCLQYAARSALKRLLVFEGVGMALDALRAEQIDMAAITRHPYQLARKQIESTGLDRFFALVVPPPAGRFDPAAQLAEAFRVLETAPAETAVVAPGRFERTAAERAGAVAVAATWAVEHDPGGIDVAAPGELLEALLRRWEGRSR; this is translated from the coding sequence ATGCCCCTCGTCGGGAGCGGCCGCCCGCATCCGCGGCTCGTCATCTTCGACCTCGACCGCGCCATCATCGATGCCAGGCCGGCGTTCGCCTACGCCGTCGAAGAGGCCGTCGCCGCCGTCACCGGCCGCCGCATCTCAGCCCGCGACATCGCCGATGCCTACCACACCCGGCCCTGGCGCGACGCCCTCCGCATCCTCCTCGATGACCCCCGGGAGCGCGACGCCGCCGAAGACCTCTGCCTCCAGTACGCCGCCCGCAGCGCCCTCAAACGCCTCCTCGTCTTCGAGGGTGTCGGCATGGCCCTCGATGCCCTCCGGGCCGAGCAGATCGACATGGCGGCCATCACCCGCCATCCCTACCAGCTCGCCCGAAAGCAAATCGAATCGACCGGGCTCGACCGCTTCTTCGCCCTCGTCGTTCCGCCCCCGGCCGGCCGCTTCGACCCCGCCGCCCAGCTTGCCGAAGCCTTCCGCGTGCTCGAAACCGCGCCTGCCGAAACCGCGGTCGTCGCCCCCGGGCGTTTCGAGCGAACCGCCGCCGAGCGGGCCGGTGCGGTCGCCGTGGCCGCCACCTGGGCCGTCGAACACGACCCCGGCGGCATCGACGTCGCAGCGCCCGGCGAACTCCTCGAAGCCCTGCTCCGCCGCTGGGAAGGCCGCTCCCGCTGA